In Sulfurisphaera javensis, a single genomic region encodes these proteins:
- a CDS encoding metal-dependent transcriptional regulator → MVKLSRRELSYLLSIKKYNDEGKPAKLVWISKDLNVSPASAYEEISHLESKGFLKKSNKGIVITEEGKKAIDSLLRAHRVIETFLVKLGLTPEEACNYTKQFDYSVPEEVIERIYEYLGKPEKCPHGENIPY, encoded by the coding sequence ATTGTGAAACTATCAAGAAGAGAGCTCTCATACTTATTATCAATAAAAAAATATAATGATGAAGGAAAACCAGCAAAATTGGTATGGATTTCTAAAGATCTTAATGTTAGTCCAGCAAGTGCTTATGAAGAAATTTCTCATTTAGAAAGTAAAGGTTTCTTAAAGAAATCTAATAAAGGTATTGTAATAACTGAAGAGGGTAAAAAAGCAATTGACTCCCTCTTGAGGGCTCATAGAGTCATTGAGACATTTTTAGTAAAGCTTGGTCTAACTCCAGAGGAGGCATGCAATTACACAAAGCAGTTCGACTATTCTGTGCCCGAAGAGGTTATAGAAAGAATTTATGAATATTTAGGTAAGCCTGAAAAATGTCCTCATGGAGAAAATATTCCTTATTAG
- a CDS encoding A24 family peptidase C-terminal domain-containing protein: MMIIYLIQIILTSIMLLHTSYLDLKTREIDLKIWLIYSPLVILFIFEYKHLSLFLYLYSVITTNMLILVFYWLSLMGGADLFLSLILSFSNASVKPFLFPALSMLGLEPLTILLYSSAMIFFAGVLNLLKNYKYTSGYPFTTRLTLSLSGKRITVREFLNSKFLFPLTQIDEQSGTITLRTTFSVEEDDAEWRKKFKEYVEKGLIKEDDYIWVMWGVPVIPFIAIGYFLSLIVGLPI; this comes from the coding sequence TTGATGATAATCTATCTTATTCAAATAATTCTAACTTCAATAATGCTATTACATACCTCTTATTTGGATCTTAAAACTAGAGAAATTGACTTAAAAATATGGCTAATATATTCACCTCTAGTTATTCTATTTATTTTTGAGTATAAGCATCTTTCTCTTTTTCTATATTTATATTCAGTCATAACAACAAACATGTTAATTCTCGTTTTTTATTGGTTATCTTTAATGGGTGGGGCTGATTTATTCCTTTCACTTATACTTTCCTTTAGTAATGCATCAGTTAAACCCTTTCTTTTTCCAGCTCTTTCCATGTTAGGTTTAGAACCTTTAACAATTCTACTTTACTCATCTGCTATGATTTTCTTTGCTGGAGTTCTTAACCTATTAAAGAACTATAAATATACTTCTGGCTATCCATTTACAACTAGATTAACTCTTTCATTGTCTGGTAAAAGAATAACTGTAAGAGAATTCTTAAATTCTAAATTCCTTTTTCCGTTAACCCAAATAGATGAACAAAGTGGTACCATTACGCTTAGGACTACATTTTCTGTTGAGGAAGATGATGCTGAATGGAGGAAGAAGTTTAAGGAATATGTTGAAAAAGGATTGATTAAAGAAGATGACTATATATGGGTAATGTGGGGTGTACCAGTTATTCCTTTCATTGCAATTGGATATTTTCTAAGTTTAATAGTAGGATTACCAATTTAA
- the dph2 gene encoding diphthamide biosynthesis enzyme Dph2, whose protein sequence is MSYNFQEEFVAEEIKKRNVKRVLLQFPEGLKIFSTSIVEKLKELLPDVEFYISSDPNWGACDIAEDEAKNINADLIVHFGHTPYTWYYPKFPTIFVPVESNLDITDEQINEVIELSKKYEARTISLTATIQHAKLLKKISDHLSRYYKVMIGKPSSSFMVDGQVLGCDYKAATSVEADLYVNVSGGIFHALGVGLATGKPTVKIDPYTGKVEDLTNEVYKILKIRYAKIMEAMDKRNWGIIQGTMVGQNRPLMVKYFEKKLKEKGYNVFVFLNRVLTKDVLRNLSPSLEVFVVTSCPRLPIDDLYDFEKPVLTPGEAKMIIFNNFDKYIFPW, encoded by the coding sequence GTGAGTTATAATTTTCAGGAGGAGTTTGTTGCAGAGGAAATAAAGAAAAGAAATGTTAAACGAGTTCTTCTTCAATTTCCTGAAGGTTTAAAGATTTTTTCTACTTCTATCGTAGAAAAATTAAAAGAATTATTACCAGATGTAGAATTTTATATATCATCTGATCCAAACTGGGGAGCTTGTGATATAGCAGAGGACGAAGCTAAAAACATTAATGCTGACTTAATAGTTCATTTTGGTCACACTCCTTATACCTGGTATTACCCTAAATTCCCAACAATCTTTGTTCCGGTAGAGAGCAACTTAGATATTACTGACGAACAAATTAATGAGGTAATAGAACTTAGCAAAAAATACGAAGCAAGAACAATTAGTCTAACTGCAACAATCCAACATGCAAAATTATTGAAGAAAATTTCTGATCATTTATCAAGGTATTACAAAGTAATGATTGGTAAACCATCTTCTAGCTTTATGGTTGATGGACAAGTCTTAGGCTGCGATTATAAAGCAGCTACAAGTGTTGAGGCAGATTTATATGTAAATGTCTCTGGAGGTATTTTTCACGCTTTGGGGGTAGGATTAGCTACTGGCAAACCTACAGTAAAAATTGATCCTTATACTGGAAAGGTTGAAGATCTAACTAATGAAGTTTATAAGATTCTTAAAATACGTTATGCAAAAATAATGGAAGCAATGGATAAAAGAAATTGGGGTATTATTCAAGGTACAATGGTTGGACAAAACAGACCATTAATGGTAAAATATTTCGAGAAAAAACTAAAGGAAAAAGGGTATAATGTCTTTGTGTTTCTCAATAGAGTTTTAACAAAAGACGTTTTAAGGAATTTGAGTCCTTCCTTGGAAGTATTTGTAGTTACATCTTGTCCTAGACTTCCAATAGATGATCTTTATGATTTTGAGAAACCAGTTTTAACTCCTGGAGAAGCAAAAATGATTATATTTAACAATTTTGATAAATATATATTCCCGTGGTGA
- a CDS encoding transcription factor S, whose product MKFCPKCGSIMVPRKENGKTLYKCPKCGYEEIATSSGSMKVKTVVKHSVKEKTLVVDGDEPPVGAQITKGVTCPACGNDEAYFWILQTRRADEPPTRFYKCTKCGKVWREYE is encoded by the coding sequence ATGAAATTCTGTCCAAAATGTGGTTCCATTATGGTTCCAAGAAAAGAAAATGGAAAAACACTTTATAAATGTCCAAAGTGTGGTTATGAAGAGATAGCAACATCATCTGGTTCAATGAAAGTAAAGACAGTAGTGAAGCATTCTGTTAAAGAGAAAACATTAGTAGTAGATGGCGATGAACCACCAGTTGGAGCACAAATAACTAAAGGAGTAACATGCCCAGCTTGTGGAAATGATGAAGCTTACTTCTGGATTCTTCAAACTAGAAGAGCAGATGAACCACCAACTAGATTTTATAAGTGTACAAAATGTGGAAAAGTTTGGAGAGAATACGAATAA
- a CDS encoding KEOPS complex subunit Pcc1, producing MKISIRVTYDTKYAKEIAESIKVDNINLPQGMIIETNYEKDKIIVNITMEINEPRNILTLRNTIDEILQHISAIEKTISQLSH from the coding sequence TTGAAGATCTCAATAAGGGTAACTTATGACACAAAGTATGCAAAGGAAATAGCTGAAAGTATAAAAGTGGACAACATTAATTTACCTCAAGGAATGATAATAGAGACTAATTATGAAAAGGATAAAATAATAGTGAATATCACTATGGAAATTAATGAACCTAGAAATATCTTAACACTTAGAAACACAATTGACGAAATATTACAACATATATCTGCTATTGAAAAAACTATATCCCAACTATCCCACTAA
- a CDS encoding MFS transporter, giving the protein MKFFLGQTFIVAGLTLLSLLYPISLYQETHSMALLGISITANNLANGIGSYFWGSVLDKGKERYSYFLLLPVSGIVISFLIFRTSLGIIGYTILGFFSALDGPLYSVLLLEQLEAEKTVTGNVRLSQLSLAGNIIGSILGAILPDFRITLALFGISAFLNATLVPRYKGEIREDKTEKIKTMRELMEAIISFSLFNLSAEIFYVVYIPTITLFKVPNYVYFTSYSLLYVINEYVYNKSIKLVKGNEIYYSLLIPSLRGIIMLTMAVLLFFRINIEEGIVIPFVSFGSLYPIYSTSFFSIMFKNLKKNRGAILGIFNAGESIASAGGSALSALITPDNITQAYIMGFFGFSLSFFIWLDYLNKRIKIIQE; this is encoded by the coding sequence GTGAAGTTCTTCCTAGGACAAACCTTTATTGTTGCTGGTTTAACTTTACTTTCTTTATTATACCCTATATCACTCTATCAAGAAACACACTCAATGGCACTTTTAGGAATAAGCATAACAGCAAATAACTTAGCTAATGGAATAGGCTCTTATTTTTGGGGTTCTGTTCTAGATAAAGGAAAAGAAAGATATTCATATTTTCTATTATTACCAGTAAGTGGAATTGTAATATCATTCCTTATCTTCAGAACATCTTTAGGAATTATAGGCTACACTATATTAGGATTCTTTTCAGCCCTAGATGGACCACTATACTCTGTACTTTTACTAGAACAACTTGAAGCAGAAAAAACAGTTACTGGAAATGTCAGATTATCTCAATTATCATTAGCCGGTAACATAATAGGTAGTATATTAGGTGCAATATTACCTGACTTTCGCATAACTTTAGCGTTATTTGGAATTTCAGCTTTCCTTAACGCTACTTTAGTACCTAGATATAAGGGTGAAATTAGAGAAGACAAAACTGAAAAGATAAAAACAATGAGAGAATTAATGGAAGCAATAATATCTTTTTCATTATTTAACTTGTCAGCAGAAATATTTTATGTAGTCTACATTCCAACAATAACGTTATTTAAAGTTCCTAATTATGTTTACTTTACTAGTTATTCTTTACTCTATGTCATAAACGAATATGTATATAACAAATCAATTAAATTAGTCAAGGGAAATGAAATCTACTATAGCCTTTTAATTCCTAGTTTAAGAGGAATAATAATGTTAACAATGGCTGTCTTACTCTTTTTCAGAATAAACATAGAAGAAGGAATAGTAATACCATTCGTATCCTTTGGTTCCCTCTACCCAATATATAGTACCTCATTCTTTTCAATAATGTTTAAAAACTTAAAGAAAAATAGAGGTGCGATATTAGGAATATTTAACGCCGGAGAAAGCATTGCCAGTGCAGGAGGAAGCGCATTGTCAGCATTAATAACTCCAGATAACATAACTCAAGCTTATATTATGGGATTCTTTGGATTTTCCCTCTCTTTCTTTATTTGGCTAGACTACTTGAATAAGAGAATTAAAATAATACAAGAATGA
- a CDS encoding acyl-CoA dehydrogenase family protein, translating into MLSLSKELEEYRAKIREYAQKTVREYAKQMDETNDGGDKIVKDLGEMGLLGMKQPTKYGGLGLGEMAFAIATEELGAESGGASHSLHTQQNALQLLISVGGDSAQEWIEKGIKAKEIYAVALTEPQAGSDLGALQTTAKPDGNELVLNGEKIFTSAASFSTKMVVLARTSGNPGDRQGISLLLIDSKLPGIEIHKLDLMGIRGAGVSYVKFNNVRIPKDSIIGKEGDAYRGALKALMVSRNGYAGIAVGIARGAVEEAIARAQSRKQFGKALIEQEWISFNLADAYIKVEAARLLTWRAAQLFDNGYEATTEASMAKYFAAVTATEVTRLALHIFGGHGLNRGSKVERLYRDAKIMEIAEGTNEMQLVAVSRLFQPKK; encoded by the coding sequence ATGTTGTCACTCAGTAAGGAGTTGGAAGAATATAGGGCTAAAATTAGAGAATATGCTCAGAAGACTGTAAGAGAATATGCAAAACAAATGGATGAAACAAATGATGGAGGAGACAAGATAGTAAAAGACTTAGGAGAAATGGGACTATTAGGAATGAAACAACCAACAAAATATGGAGGATTAGGATTAGGTGAAATGGCTTTTGCAATTGCTACAGAAGAATTAGGAGCAGAAAGCGGAGGAGCCTCTCACTCTTTACATACTCAGCAAAATGCTTTACAACTGCTAATATCTGTTGGAGGAGATTCCGCCCAAGAGTGGATTGAAAAGGGAATTAAAGCAAAAGAAATTTATGCAGTAGCATTAACTGAACCCCAAGCTGGTTCTGATCTAGGAGCATTACAAACTACTGCTAAACCAGATGGTAATGAATTAGTACTTAATGGAGAAAAAATATTCACAAGTGCAGCATCATTCTCTACTAAAATGGTAGTATTGGCAAGAACTAGTGGAAATCCTGGAGATAGACAAGGAATTTCTTTACTTTTAATAGACTCTAAATTACCTGGAATTGAAATACATAAACTTGACTTAATGGGTATTAGAGGTGCTGGAGTATCTTATGTAAAGTTTAACAATGTTAGAATTCCAAAAGACAGTATTATAGGAAAAGAAGGAGATGCTTATAGAGGTGCATTAAAAGCATTAATGGTTAGTAGAAATGGTTATGCTGGAATAGCTGTAGGAATTGCAAGAGGAGCTGTAGAAGAAGCTATAGCTAGGGCACAAAGCAGAAAACAATTTGGTAAAGCTTTAATTGAGCAAGAATGGATATCATTTAATTTAGCAGATGCTTATATAAAAGTTGAAGCTGCAAGACTACTAACTTGGAGGGCAGCACAACTATTCGATAATGGCTATGAAGCGACAACAGAAGCCTCAATGGCTAAGTATTTTGCAGCAGTAACAGCAACTGAAGTAACAAGGCTAGCCTTGCATATTTTCGGAGGACATGGACTTAATAGAGGATCAAAAGTTGAGAGATTATATAGGGATGCAAAAATAATGGAAATTGCTGAAGGAACAAATGAGATGCAGTTAGTTGCAGTCTCTAGACTCTTCCAACCAAAGAAATAA
- a CDS encoding DNA-directed RNA polymerase subunit L produces MEIKVLKAGENYIELQIDGEEHTLGNLIKGYLMRVQGVKFASYAKPHPLIDSIIVKIMTDGSISPKEALIKAIELAEADTNKFIEEVKNIEKR; encoded by the coding sequence GTGGAAATTAAAGTTCTAAAAGCTGGCGAAAATTATATTGAATTACAAATTGATGGTGAAGAGCACACTTTGGGCAATTTAATAAAGGGATATCTTATGAGAGTTCAAGGAGTAAAGTTTGCATCTTATGCTAAACCTCACCCACTTATTGACAGTATAATAGTAAAAATTATGACAGATGGAAGTATTTCTCCTAAAGAGGCTTTAATAAAAGCTATAGAATTAGCAGAGGCTGACACAAATAAGTTCATTGAAGAAGTGAAAAATATTGAAAAAAGGTGA
- a CDS encoding 50S ribosomal protein L16 encodes MPLRPGRCYRHFSGPAYTRKEYIPGVPMPKITKFTMGNVNGNYDYEIKLIALEKGQIRHNALEASRVLALKQLTNKTGSDQNFALIVLKYPHHVIRENKMMAFAGADRLQDGMRLSFGKPIGTAARIEKLGDIIMIARVKKEHLEIAKKAFEAAASKIPLKTRIEIVPLAKEAVVQ; translated from the coding sequence ATGCCACTTAGACCAGGCAGATGTTATAGGCACTTTTCTGGACCAGCATATACAAGGAAAGAATACATTCCAGGAGTACCAATGCCTAAAATAACAAAATTCACAATGGGAAATGTAAATGGCAATTATGATTATGAAATAAAGCTTATTGCATTAGAAAAAGGTCAAATAAGACATAACGCATTAGAAGCCTCGCGTGTATTAGCATTAAAACAATTAACAAATAAAACTGGCTCGGACCAAAACTTTGCACTTATAGTATTAAAATATCCTCATCATGTTATTAGAGAAAATAAGATGATGGCTTTCGCTGGAGCAGACAGATTACAAGATGGCATGAGATTATCTTTTGGAAAGCCAATAGGGACAGCAGCAAGAATTGAAAAATTAGGAGATATTATAATGATAGCAAGAGTGAAGAAAGAACACCTTGAGATTGCTAAGAAAGCATTTGAAGCAGCTGCCTCAAAAATACCTTTAAAGACTAGAATAGAGATTGTACCTTTAGCTAAAGAGGCAGTTGTACAGTGA
- a CDS encoding dihydrodipicolinate synthase family protein → MKGIIPAIVTPFKENEELDLDALETYIQFLKRNGIEYFFVLGTTGEFNMLTLEEKIQFLKKLSNITKNAIVNVTENSLYNALKLAKTTLDLGFQELASLPPLYHKPSEKGIIKYYEELSKFGLPLNMYYYPQNSYSISQNVIETLVEEGIIQGIKYTTNDLVSFKNLLSLKEINKEFNLLIGNDELILDSFLVGGDGVISAVANIAPEIVIKEYELLKNGNISEAIKIQKIIDRINKAIQIGDYPATLKNGLKYRGIYVGRVRSPLQESVDGNSLIYGILKEIGL, encoded by the coding sequence ATGAAAGGAATAATACCAGCAATAGTAACTCCTTTTAAAGAAAATGAAGAATTAGATTTAGATGCATTAGAAACTTATATACAATTTTTAAAAAGAAACGGAATAGAGTACTTTTTCGTACTAGGTACTACTGGAGAGTTTAATATGTTAACATTAGAGGAAAAGATTCAATTTCTCAAGAAATTATCAAATATAACGAAAAATGCAATAGTAAATGTAACAGAGAATTCTCTTTATAACGCGCTAAAATTAGCAAAAACAACATTAGACTTAGGATTTCAAGAACTAGCAAGTTTACCTCCATTATATCATAAACCATCAGAAAAAGGAATTATAAAATATTATGAAGAACTATCAAAATTTGGACTTCCATTGAACATGTATTATTATCCTCAAAATTCTTATTCTATATCTCAGAACGTGATAGAAACATTAGTTGAAGAGGGAATAATTCAAGGGATTAAATACACTACAAACGATCTAGTTAGCTTTAAAAATCTATTATCTTTAAAAGAGATAAATAAAGAGTTTAATCTATTAATAGGAAATGACGAACTAATCTTAGATTCCTTTTTAGTAGGAGGAGATGGTGTAATTTCCGCTGTAGCAAATATAGCTCCAGAAATTGTGATTAAAGAGTATGAATTACTAAAGAACGGAAATATAAGTGAAGCAATAAAGATTCAAAAAATAATTGACAGAATAAACAAGGCAATTCAAATTGGAGACTATCCAGCTACATTAAAAAATGGGTTAAAGTACAGAGGCATTTATGTTGGTAGAGTTAGGAGTCCGTTACAAGAAAGTGTTGATGGTAATTCATTAATATATGGAATACTAAAAGAAATTGGTTTATGA
- a CDS encoding exosome complex RNA-binding protein Csl4, protein MKKQGDLLLPGDELSIIEEFTPGEGTYEYEGKVYSSVVGKAFYDMINRRSNSISFKKPGFLPLKKAKYVIGLVTNIKEDSALVSVYSIEEKPLNVPLTGYIHISQIANKYLNNINEALKVGDIIRAKSLNFSLPLPLTIKQKDLGVIYAKCSICGTKMVKKDEEHLRCPNCGNIESRKIALLQVKKGGN, encoded by the coding sequence ATGAAAAAGCAAGGAGATCTACTACTACCAGGGGATGAATTAAGCATAATAGAAGAATTTACACCAGGTGAAGGTACCTACGAATATGAAGGAAAAGTTTACTCTAGTGTAGTTGGAAAAGCATTTTATGATATGATAAATAGAAGAAGTAATTCAATTAGTTTCAAGAAACCGGGCTTTTTGCCTTTAAAAAAAGCAAAATATGTAATTGGTTTAGTGACAAATATAAAGGAAGATTCAGCTTTGGTTTCAGTATATTCTATCGAAGAAAAACCTCTTAATGTTCCCTTAACTGGCTATATACATATTTCTCAAATTGCTAATAAATATCTAAATAACATTAATGAGGCTTTAAAAGTTGGGGATATAATAAGAGCAAAATCACTGAATTTCTCATTACCACTTCCTTTAACAATAAAGCAAAAGGACTTAGGAGTCATTTATGCTAAATGTTCAATTTGTGGTACAAAAATGGTTAAAAAAGACGAAGAACATTTAAGGTGTCCTAACTGTGGTAATATTGAAAGCAGAAAAATAGCCTTACTTCAGGTGAAGAAAGGTGGAAATTAA
- a CDS encoding winged helix-turn-helix domain-containing protein, with translation MELELSPPTRRVYYYLLKKKEASLRQIQEDLGFASTSAARYHVKKLIEYGLVRETFDGKYTINRIVLDDDYIMIFNSILPKSIFFASFFLTSTLLIILFMLSHPFAMEIFASLISFIASGIFLIDAIKRYLKFERTIKEPKSEE, from the coding sequence ATGGAGTTAGAATTATCACCACCGACAAGAAGAGTTTATTATTACTTATTAAAGAAGAAGGAAGCATCATTAAGACAGATACAAGAAGATTTAGGTTTTGCCTCTACTAGTGCTGCGAGATATCATGTAAAAAAGTTAATTGAATATGGTCTTGTAAGAGAAACCTTTGATGGAAAATATACTATAAATAGGATAGTGCTTGATGATGATTATATAATGATTTTCAATAGTATTCTACCTAAGAGTATTTTCTTTGCTTCCTTCTTTTTAACATCAACCTTGCTTATCATTTTGTTTATGTTATCTCATCCTTTTGCAATGGAAATTTTTGCTTCTCTAATAAGTTTTATTGCAAGTGGTATATTTTTAATTGACGCAATAAAAAGATATTTAAAATTTGAAAGAACTATAAAAGAGCCTAAAAGTGAAGAGTAA
- a CDS encoding anion transporter has product MYILALIIAIVVYGMIAFRGLTKVPPWTSMFFGGVLMIVTGVLTVDEALQSINLDVILFLITLFIFASSLEVSGFLKYLAYMIVNKYKESRKVMFYILFYSGLLSNLVTNDGVSASWTPVILEVSKYMGVDEMPYLYSLAFGVTIGSVMMPTGNPQNLLIALEGNLREPFVIFLEYLAIPTILNLFASYYVMLILFRNRIKDIKIDDVKVDIKLNKRLAYSSLTLLIVTVILFFILSFARIDILLGSLTTSSILLLVSKERREIMSKVDWSTIIFFVGLFIFTEGLYKGGVIQLIYRVLPPPTNVLLIMISSIILSQVLSNVPLVAIYIPEMYQIGATSIVDWIALAAGSTIAGNFTLIGAASNIIISEASESRGGKSFNFFEFMKYSLPILAVNFVILYVFISLVGRV; this is encoded by the coding sequence GTGTATATATTAGCCTTAATTATTGCAATAGTTGTTTATGGTATGATTGCTTTTAGAGGTTTAACAAAAGTTCCACCATGGACTTCTATGTTTTTTGGTGGTGTGTTAATGATTGTAACTGGTGTGCTAACTGTTGATGAGGCTCTTCAATCTATTAATCTTGACGTAATTCTTTTTCTTATCACACTATTTATATTTGCATCTTCTCTAGAAGTTTCTGGATTCTTAAAATATCTTGCATATATGATCGTAAATAAGTATAAAGAGTCTAGGAAAGTTATGTTTTATATTCTTTTTTATTCTGGTCTTTTATCAAATTTAGTAACTAATGATGGTGTTTCAGCTAGTTGGACCCCAGTGATTTTAGAGGTCTCTAAATACATGGGAGTTGATGAAATGCCTTATCTTTACTCATTAGCTTTTGGTGTTACGATAGGGAGTGTAATGATGCCTACTGGAAATCCACAGAACTTACTTATTGCTTTAGAAGGAAATTTAAGGGAACCTTTTGTTATCTTTTTAGAATATTTGGCAATACCAACAATTTTGAATTTATTTGCGTCTTATTATGTTATGTTAATACTCTTTAGGAATAGAATAAAAGATATAAAAATCGATGATGTTAAAGTAGATATAAAACTGAATAAAAGACTAGCATATTCTTCCTTAACTCTTCTTATAGTTACTGTAATATTGTTCTTTATCCTAAGTTTTGCTAGAATTGATATCCTTCTAGGTTCTCTTACTACATCCTCAATTCTCTTACTTGTAAGTAAAGAAAGGAGAGAAATAATGAGTAAAGTGGACTGGTCAACTATCATTTTCTTTGTTGGATTATTCATATTTACTGAAGGTCTTTATAAGGGTGGTGTTATTCAATTAATTTACCGAGTCTTACCTCCACCTACTAATGTTTTGTTAATCATGATCTCAAGTATTATACTGAGCCAAGTTTTAAGTAATGTGCCACTAGTAGCAATTTATATTCCAGAAATGTATCAAATAGGGGCTACTTCTATAGTAGATTGGATTGCATTGGCTGCTGGAAGCACAATAGCTGGTAATTTTACATTAATTGGGGCTGCAAGTAATATAATAATTTCAGAAGCTTCAGAAAGCAGAGGGGGAAAAAGTTTTAATTTCTTTGAATTTATGAAATATTCTTTACCGATTTTAGCTGTAAACTTTGTTATTTTGTACGTTTTTATTTCTTTGGTTGGAAGAGTCTAG
- a CDS encoding single-stranded DNA exonuclease: MENFLKEPNKDELRQLASRILSESETCIRISYTPDDLIFAFLVLKYGKQNSISFTSNECKIELITNDAGKIIKINNQQFYIGRNAFTSIFPVSTDDVLPILAGITTSMILERRNYTELELDIINNDLVKLGVITEKNLKIPNYKSLPLFFSLMLSFDPYIPEVTGNRENSIKMLKEINISETDRLEDIDEAKLNSLVYKIISNTLKINPRFSRENLITDRAYYLEYDSLELALSLIYFLDLKGSGDLFQFTISPNYAETIIYKFRDELSKGFFIKNVEETNNYYIVETNLKSPLLIQLILLQMNKIKRNKPIIIKLPEGFFTSRTQVLKIKEGLNKVEDLNKGNL; the protein is encoded by the coding sequence ATGGAAAACTTCTTAAAAGAACCTAACAAAGATGAACTAAGACAATTAGCCTCAAGGATATTAAGCGAAAGTGAAACATGTATTAGAATATCTTACACACCAGATGATTTGATCTTTGCTTTTCTTGTTCTAAAATATGGAAAACAAAATTCAATTTCTTTTACATCAAATGAATGCAAAATTGAGTTAATTACAAATGATGCAGGAAAAATTATAAAAATAAATAACCAACAGTTCTACATTGGAAGAAACGCTTTCACTTCAATCTTTCCAGTATCTACAGACGATGTGTTACCAATATTAGCTGGAATTACGACTAGCATGATACTAGAAAGAAGGAACTATACTGAACTTGAGTTAGATATTATAAATAATGATCTAGTAAAACTTGGAGTTATAACAGAGAAAAACTTAAAAATACCAAACTATAAGTCTCTCCCGTTATTTTTCTCACTAATGTTATCTTTTGACCCTTATATACCAGAAGTAACTGGAAACAGAGAGAACTCAATAAAAATGCTTAAAGAAATTAACATATCAGAAACTGATAGACTTGAAGATATAGACGAAGCTAAATTAAATTCCTTGGTATATAAAATTATATCTAATACACTTAAGATAAATCCTAGATTTTCTAGAGAAAATTTAATAACAGATAGGGCTTATTATCTCGAATATGACTCATTAGAGTTAGCATTATCCTTAATTTATTTCCTAGATCTTAAAGGAAGTGGAGATTTGTTTCAATTTACAATTTCACCAAATTATGCTGAAACTATTATTTATAAATTCAGAGACGAGCTAAGCAAAGGATTTTTTATTAAAAATGTGGAAGAGACAAACAATTATTATATCGTGGAAACAAATTTAAAATCGCCATTACTTATTCAACTAATTCTTTTACAAATGAATAAAATAAAAAGAAATAAGCCAATAATTATAAAATTACCAGAAGGATTTTTTACAAGTAGAACCCAAGTGTTAAAAATAAAGGAGGGTCTTAATAAAGTTGAAGATCTCAATAAGGGTAACTTATGA